Proteins found in one Alicyclobacillus cycloheptanicus genomic segment:
- a CDS encoding proline dehydrogenase codes for MEAAMRSFFLHLAQNRTLSNLAKRYGLRYGAQRFVAGETIDSAIETVRKMNQSGMAVTLDHLGEFVEDERDARASADFCLRTLEAIHNSGVNASLSVKMTQLGLDIREDLCKAHMVEILDYAARHDIWVNIDMEDFSHCQITLDLFREFAASYDKVQTVIQAYLYRSEKDVEELAQMGANIRIVKGAYKEPPTVAYPEKSDVDANYKRLLDIHLPSPGLTSIATHDEQMIDHAKQVIQQHGLSEGQYEFQMLYGIRTDLQEKLVREGYPVRIYVPYGDDWYGYFMRRLAERPANVGFVLRGILH; via the coding sequence ATGGAAGCTGCGATGCGCTCATTCTTTTTGCATCTCGCTCAGAATCGCACACTGTCCAACCTGGCGAAGCGGTACGGTCTTCGCTACGGCGCGCAGCGCTTCGTCGCTGGAGAGACGATTGACAGCGCCATCGAAACGGTTCGGAAGATGAACCAAAGCGGCATGGCTGTGACGCTCGACCACCTTGGCGAATTCGTCGAAGACGAGCGCGATGCGCGCGCCTCGGCCGATTTTTGCCTGCGTACGTTGGAGGCGATTCACAACAGCGGCGTCAATGCGTCGCTGAGCGTGAAGATGACCCAGCTTGGCCTCGACATCCGAGAGGACTTGTGCAAGGCTCACATGGTCGAGATTTTGGACTACGCTGCACGGCATGACATCTGGGTCAACATCGACATGGAGGACTTCAGTCACTGCCAAATCACCCTCGACCTGTTCCGCGAATTCGCCGCGTCGTACGACAAGGTGCAGACAGTCATCCAGGCCTATCTGTACCGCAGCGAGAAGGACGTGGAAGAGCTTGCGCAGATGGGGGCAAATATCCGCATCGTGAAGGGTGCCTACAAGGAACCTCCCACGGTGGCCTATCCGGAGAAGTCCGATGTGGACGCCAATTACAAGCGGCTGCTGGACATCCATTTGCCGAGTCCCGGGCTGACTTCCATCGCGACGCACGACGAACAGATGATCGATCACGCCAAGCAGGTCATCCAGCAACACGGCCTGTCGGAAGGCCAGTATGAGTTCCAGATGCTCTACGGAATCCGCACCGACCTCCAGGAAAAACTGGTGCGCGAAGGCTACCCGGTTCGCATCTACGTCCCGTACGGTGACGATTGGTACGGCTACTTTATGCGGCGCCTCGCGGAACGCCCAGCCAACGTCGGGTTCGTTTTGCGGGGGATTTTGCACTGA